Genomic window (Vigna unguiculata cultivar IT97K-499-35 chromosome 10, ASM411807v1, whole genome shotgun sequence):
TCGGCCTACTTCTAGGATTGCTCTCTGAAATATTTGCTCACTATTTTCAGTTTCTATCAGGCGATCAATTGTCTATCACaaacacatgagttaatctcaCCTCATCATCTGGTCTAGTCCCAGTAATTGTAAATCAAATCAAGTAATCACAAAGTGTCTCATCATCTGGTCTAGTCCCAGTAATTGTAAATCAATTCAAGTAATCACAAAGTGTCACAAAGTGAACATGATTAAACACTATATGATAtacaagttttaaaataataataaaaaacaacgGTACTGCCATAGTGTACCACAGGATGGATAGAACTCTTCTCCCCCACAACCTCACTATTTATCTTGTATTCTTTGTCTAATCTAAAACACAACATAGACATACAAGAATATTGAAAAACAGCTTCTATTGTTAGGTATTAAGAACTACCTGGAACTCTGTCATGAGAGCCTTGAATTTTTTAGTCAAGGCACTGTGGTTTCAAGGAAGGTTTTGGTTGAATTTATAGGAATAttcagaataataataatataattaaaatatatcaattttcaattttaatttctttaattttataatcctTGTATTGAACatgctttttacttttttatttaatatttttgtatatacaCGGCCCGTTACCCTTTTGCAAAATGATAGTGCTAacgtgttatatatatatatatatatatatatatatatatatatatatatatatatatatatatatatatattatatataacaaaaagttGATTTGAAAGCACATGATTTTAGGTAAGCAGAGGGAGAATCAGACCaacaccagtgcaggaagggcttttggccccggttgtttttgatattctgccccggttctagaaccgaggcatattagggtgaggccaaaagggatggcttttggcctcgggtgtgaaccgaagccatagaacTACTCTTCTACCTCGTTTCTACtgtgaaccgaagccattgTGTCAACGGTGGCTCAGCCGCGCAATGGAGGTGTTCTCGTCCGCAACAGCGATTGTCAATGGTGGTTTGTGAATCTGCAGGGGTCGCGACAATGTTTACAGATTTGGTTTTTTGATTTGCAGGTTTTAGAATCACAGATCTGGTAGAGGTGGTCGCAGGTTTCGCAATCGCTTTCACGCACGTCACTTGAGCGCACTCGAGCTCCATCG
Coding sequences:
- the LOC114165381 gene encoding uncharacterized protein LOC114165381, which codes for MAVEEWVKQKQFYNHTDNSCVANHKCGVYTQVVWRKSMELECAQVTCVKAIAKPATTSTRSVILKPANQKTKSVNIVATPADSQTTIDNRCCGREHLHCAAEPPLTQWLRFTVETR